The sequence TTCCCCTGTTCTGTGGGTGTTTCGTTCTCCTGTGGCCTTCTGTTTTTTATTGTCTTCTCTGTATATTCTCTCTGTCTATCTTTTTCCTCCTCCctgttctcttcttttcttctcccccctgtgtttttttgtttccgTTCGTgctctccctccttttcttttctcccctTTTCTGCGTCTTTCTCTGGCCTTTTATAAGGCCAGAGAGTGTCAGTGATCGTTAACCAGGGGCGGAACCAGAAAATAGAATGAAAGGGCCAAAAtgttagttgttttattatttagactaaatatattaatattattatgggAGGGGCTGGAAAACAAATTCTTTGCAGGGGCCCCGGCCCCTGCCAACCCCCCCTGTCGTTAACAGTCCTGCACTTGCAGGACTGTAGTGGATTCGGAGACGGGATCGTGGGCAGGATACGTGGTCCGCGATTGGATCGAATTTGCTGCAGATATCCCTGTTGAATCGGCTTTCTCCGCGCGAAATGAAAGGGATAATGAACAGTGCTTCAAAACGGTGCCATTTGTGTCCTTGGAAATGACTATTTTCACCTTGGCCcctaaacattttaaatttaacaattGGGACCCTAATCAGTAATAATCAATTTCTAATTTTGCCCCtggattaatttcaattgaATCCCTGAGTTATAATGCCATTTACACAACAGTCCTGAGTTTCTGGATTATTCAATTTGGTCTTTAGACTTTAATTTCCTGCAATTTTACCTTGAATCAGCTCCAAACTTtggtattttttcaattaaacctttgatttctttaattaattaaattaaaatttaattaagtctgcaaacttatcaattctttaattaaactcctgatttcattaattaaactaatccaaattttaattaaattctcaaacttattaattctttaattgttgatcaattaacttttaaatttgataatttcatcCCTGAACTTTGAATTTGTATTGTCTTAACCccattctaaaatatttttttattcatttattttttattttttattcgaaaatTGAATCATGACACTTGCATATTCTTTTCGGcctgcaaatatatataaaaaatcaagtttgttcTATCAAGTCTGCCATTGTTTTAGGAAGTGTTTAAGAGGGAGTTTTAACtgttttatgatatatttttttaacgttaTAAATATTcgttttataatatatttaagtaaTTACAAACTTTTAAAGTAATTAGTTAGAAATGAACGAGTGACCTTTACCCTCACCATGAAGGTTTTTTAAGAGGGGTGGAACGTAGCAAGCTAGGGTTCTAGCATGGAAATGGGTctgcaaaacaaaattgaaagaggaATTGGGAAAGAAGGCTGTTGATCGGGTTGAGGCTGAGAGGGGTGTTAATTCAGAGTTTCTCTAAGGGACGGCTAGGATTGCTTTACATGGCAGATGGATGGCTCACAATGAAAGGCCGAGTCAAGCTAGCCAAAATCTTAGCAGATATCTACAGATCAGTACTTTGTTATGGTTCCAATTTCAAATTACTCCCTACTAATAAGACCAGAAGGCAGAACAAACGGCAGGCATTATGTATTTAGTTTTCAAATTACTCCCTACTAGTAccactaattattttttgagtataataaaattactctGACTTTGGTTCTGACTCTGGGTTTCAGtaaggttttgttttgttgggcCAGATAGTAATGGATCAAGCCCAATATAAGAAGGCCGATCAATCCaacaaaaaattagttttgttttcttttgctgggccaacaaaaaaatcttggCCCAAAAGACACAACTGTAAAAATGCCACCAATTTTCCGATTGTTTACAACAACTGTACAGATCTTCACTCGGCTGGGTTAGTTTTCCTTGGGTGTTCTTACCGTTGTTGACTCGTTGGATTGATATAGTGAAAGCGACATTGATTTCTGATTATTTACAACACTTGCTAGTTGCTACTACATCGATTTCAGATCATTTTTGGTGTGTTTCTTCGgtttcaaaaaatcattttttgatGAGAGTGATGCGTTaagagtttcttcttcttcttcctttttttttttccttcttcttccttctcctcctcctcctttaatTATTTGTGTCCTAGTTTTAAAATCGAACCAGTACCATGTTTGGgtgatataaaaaagatttaacttGAGTAAACTCagattgatattatttttttttaaataaaaataatattattttgataaaaaaacaaacaagttgaTGATCTAATTTTGATTGAGTAAGGTCCGGGTTAATCGGGTTATcgggttattttaattttttgattaaattaaccaatttgttttttatttttttttcaatttggacTGCTTTAGGTCCTGGGTCAACTTATCATACAAatctaagatttaaaaatatgatatggataataagaaatataaaaaataaattttttaaaaataagatgagATCAAAAACCTGTCGCTAAAAGTCTCATACAATCAACTTAAATGAAATTGAATACCTTCCAAGTCAAGTGAAATTATCATCCACCATGAATAATGTTAAAAAGCCCatcaaattacataaaaaaaatcattacataaATAtagctaaaatataatttatttaataattagttaCAAGATTTGCcactatattgttttgaattaataattgGGTGATTTGTTTGGGTTTCTTAGTGTCATCCTAATACTAAAGTATTTCAAAGTTGGAATCCTATTTTACATCCAATTCCAAAATCAGCACATATGAatcatttcaaagaaaaataaaaataaaataaaaataaacctaaatgTGGAGGaaacaaagaataaaagttATAAGTCATACATTATCATGCTAATCCATGATTAATCTGaatttgtaattatttattctaatattATAAATCTGTTTAACAGCCAAACTAGTTACTTGTTAATCTAGAATTTGGTTGTGacagatttaaaattaaatattattttattttattttatatttttaaaaaattattttaattattttaatttttttaaaataatatacttttaaattaatctgaGTCTATTCAGATTAATCTATCTAATTTATGATCGACTGTTGGGCCTTTTGTTTATTCCTCGTATTATAAATGGTCTTTTGTTTCTATGGGCTGTAAATGGATAAAATAAGTGTGAGCCCAATAGGCAATAGATGGATTCGGCTTACCTTCAGCTCAAGCTTAGCGTCCAGAAGAAAGCAAAAAGCAGAGCAAATGTGGAGAgacacagaaagaaaaaaagaagcagacaGGGAATTGACACagacaacagcaacaacaaaggtACATAAACTAACTAAACCCTCTCTTAGTTTTTCCATTTCAATGTTTTTGAGTAATTTGTTTGGTTTATGTTtcgggtttttgtttttggtttccaTAAAAAGATTGCTCTATCGAAGATCTGTGTTTAGAATTCAAAGCCTAagttttttagagagaaaggGGGTCCATTTTGAAAGTCTTTTTGATTTATTCTCCTCTCATTGTAATTTGTGAGAGGAGGAGTTTCAATTTCAAGTTTATGATTCGTGAGAGTGTGAAAGTTTTAAGCCTTTGCCATTGTCgattgttgaatttttaaagtttactaTTTATGTATAGTTTTATTGTTTCAAGCTTTTGATGCAGTCTATACTccattttggtgttttttagtttaaagcctttcttttttttgtacttgGATTTGGAGGGTTTCGGTTGGTTGGAAGAAAAGTTAATTCTTATTTTGTGATGGCGGGGGGGTGAATGCTCGATTTATTAGAggattattgttttgttttttgatttcttattaggTTAAGTTGGTGATATAGAGTATGAGTGGTGCTCCTGTTAAAAGATCGCATGAAGAGGGTGgtcattcttcttctttgaaattCCCTCCTCATGAAGATACAGGTTCGTATCCTAAGCTGACATCAGGGGTTTCAAATGAGTACCATCTACCATATGAGATGGGTCCAGATGCTAGGGTGGCTAAGATTCCCAGAACTGAGTCTCGAGACGTAGATAGAAGATCACCTTTGCATTCGATGTATCGAATCCCACCATCTTCAAATGAATCACACATGGATTCTCGTTTGAATGTTGCTCCTGAAAGAAGGCCTGAATCAAGGGATTCCAAGGACTGCAGAGACTTCCGGATTGAAAACCGTGAGCCAAGGACTGATGCAAGAGAGATGTACGGCGAGGCAAAGAGGAATTCACAAAgtgttaaaaatgaaaaggatgtGAGGTTTGAGAGTAGAGGGGATGACAATAAAGAAGTAAAGCATGACAGAGAAGCTCGTATTGAGCCGAAGAATGACATGAAGATAGAAAAGGATGGTTTTGGTCCTGCAAGTAGTCAGGTGAATTGGAAGGAACCAAAAGAATACCATAGGGGAAAGAGATGTTTGGAATCTGCAGGTGTACATGTGGATCCTTGGCATATATCACGTGGAAATTCCCAAGGCCCTGTTGAGATTGAAAAGGAAGTCGTTAGTATTGAGGAGAGGGATCATGCCAAAGTTCATGAGGCAGTTGGAGAAAATAAAGTTGAATTGAAAGGTGAGGATAGATTTGAAGACAAGGATAGGAAGAGGAAAGATTTGAAGCTCCGGGAATGGGGAGACAGAGATAAGGAAAGAAGTGAACGAAGGGGAAGTATGCAAGTAGGCAACAGTATTGCTGAGGGAAAAGAGTTGGTGaaggaagagagagaaggagagaggtGGGAGTGGGAGAGGAAGGATCTGTCAAAAGACAGGGAAAGGTTaaaagagagggagaaggaCCACATGAAAAGAGAATCAGGAACTGGAGCTGAAAAGGAGGGTTTGCACAGTGAAAAGGAGTCTGTGGATGGATCTGTCAGAATTTCAGAACAGGAAAATCCAGCTTTGGAGCCAAAGAAACAGAAAGATTTTGATATCTGGAAAAATGTCGATAAAGAAgctaaagataaaaagaaagaaagagaagctgATATAGAAGGAGATAGACCTGAGAAGGGCAGCACGATGTGCGGGAAAGAATCTGATGATGGATGTGCAGATGGTGAAATTGCAACTGAAAGGGAAAGAGGAGTTTTTAACTATGGAGTCGAGCAGCGCAAGAGGATGCTTCGGCCTAGGGGCAGCCCCCAAGTGGTAAATTGTGAACCCCGTTTTAGTTCCCATACTCAGGACTGTGAGGGGTATGTTCTTCAATTCTTAATTGCTGTTTTAATTGGAAGTATGTTATCCATATGATTGATTTTGGATTATTGACCGTTACCGTGTGGAAACttgctttaaaatatttgatatgaaTGTGGAAACTGCTATTATTGGAGCTAAGTGTCCAGAGATTTATCCTACAATGATAGTTTCTAAagataaaattacttttattgtTGCTGAAACCTTTAACCAAATTTGTCATTGTCATGTATTCTTTAGTATGTTGGTTCTCTTAGATTGGTTAAATTAAGCATCATTCCACTTTAATAATTCAAGAGTAAACTATAGTCTAAATTCATCATAACCAAGTTCCTTTATATCTTGCAGATGTCGAGGTAAGCTGTCATGTCCATTTTATGAAGCTGGAAATTTATTCGTGATGATGGGATCTCCTTCAGAGTACTGATTGGAATGCTAAAACTGAAATCATTAG is a genomic window of Populus trichocarpa isolate Nisqually-1 unplaced genomic scaffold, P.trichocarpa_v4.1 scaffold_25, whole genome shotgun sequence containing:
- the LOC7484105 gene encoding uncharacterized protein LOC7484105; this encodes MWRDTERKKEADRELTQTTATTKSMSGAPVKRSHEEGGHSSSLKFPPHEDTGSYPKLTSGVSNEYHLPYEMGPDARVAKIPRTESRDVDRRSPLHSMYRIPPSSNESHMDSRLNVAPERRPESRDSKDCRDFRIENREPRTDAREMYGEAKRNSQSVKNEKDVRFESRGDDNKEVKHDREARIEPKNDMKIEKDGFGPASSQVNWKEPKEYHRGKRCLESAGVHVDPWHISRGNSQGPVEIEKEVVSIEERDHAKVHEAVGENKVELKGEDRFEDKDRKRKDLKLREWGDRDKERSERRGSMQVGNSIAEGKELVKEEREGERWEWERKDLSKDRERLKEREKDHMKRESGTGAEKEGLHSEKESVDGSVRISEQENPALEPKKQKDFDIWKNVDKEAKDKKKEREADIEGDRPEKGSTMCGKESDDGCADGEIATERERGVFNYGVEQRKRMLRPRGSPQVVNCEPRFSSHTQDCEGYVLQFLIAVLIGNVEFTSYLISFIWLLNLPSGAPGKSEVSSVIYKVSECMQELIKLWKEYEASQSDKNSESSHKGPTLEIQIPAEHITATNRQVRGGQLWGTDIYTNDSDLVAVLMHTGYFCPTASPPPPAIQELCATIRVLPPQDSYISMLRNNVRSRAWGAGIGCSYRVERCCIVKKGGGTIDLEPCLTHTSAVEPTLAPVAVERTMTTRAAASNALRQQRFVREVTIQYNLCNEPWIKYSISIVADKGLKKPLYTSARLKKGEVLYLETHSCRYELCFTGEKMVKVTQASQVHEETNKIHNHHPHSSNGEKHDFDNVLIDVFRWSRCKKPLPQKVMQSVGIPLPLEHVEVLEENLDWEDVQWSQTGVWIDGKEFTLARVRFLSPS